The DNA sequence TTCTAGAAATAGCCAGAAGGATCACCTGCCTTGGGCGACGCGTCAAAAAAAGATTTCCATACAACGTTTTGAGCGCTTTTGTCCGCGACATTACCACGCAAGGTTTGTGTTACATTTCGATCATGACAGACACAGTGTCCTTTTCCAGCTCCATCCAGTCCAAACTGCACCAGCGAGCAACGGAGGACAAGGTACTAGGCGATAACCACGGAGCCGAAATCCCGCTAACACCGTGTTTAACATGTCAGTTCCGACCGGTTTCAACGAGTCAACATTCAGACGCGACGCTGAATTTCTCGTTAATGGGCTGAAGCGAGGAGGGTTCGCCATTCGTTTATCAGCTAAATCTAAATGGAGAGTGAGTATTTCGTGGAGATGTGCTTACATCTTTAGGTTGGTTCTGGCGAGGCAGCGGCGCTGAGATCCGGGCTGGAAGTGTCGCGAGTCCTAAGTGGCTGGCAGATGGAGCGGCTTCTCCTCTCGACCCTGTGGCGCCCTGCTGACGGTTCCCTGCCTTTATAGTCCCTCCTTGGAGCCGTGCCTCTTCAACGTTTCTCCCCGTGGGTGGCTTGAAAACCCGGCTGTCCTGCGTCTGTACGTCCGGGGTGATGCGGCAGCGGCGGAGCGACCGGAGTCCGGGAGAGAGGAGGCACGAATGAAGCCGTGCGAGATTAGATGGACAAAGATGGCTGCATGACGTCAATGGCGGCCAGTTTCATGTTGAAATGGGTGTCACACTTCAAATGCACCGTTTTATGACCTCACACACCACCGTTTTCACCTCTGCATCACTCTTTCGGCCCCACGGACATCACTAATGCGCATATAATAAGGTGTTGGCCGTGTAGGTTGGTGACGACGTCGTAAATTGGCTTATTTGGCTCGCCAGACTGTATGTCAACAAAATGGCGTTCACAGAGAGGAGGTGTGGCGAGTGTTGCTGAAGGTGCTCTGCTCCGACCATTCCTCGTCAATTCCTAGTCAGTAGTAGCAATGTAGTCACCAAACTTGGTAAACACTCAGGAACTGAAACAATGTCATGTGGACAGCTGGAAGACTTGGAGCAAACTGGAGGTAGCAGGTGCTACATGTCCAACATAACTTTATATTGAACCGTTTGTGTTATTAATACGTTATTAAACACGCATGCTGTATAGTTACACATTTATGCTTATTtctattgttttatttctattcgtcttcttcttcttattattattatttatgcgGCTGGGAGCAGACCGCAGCCTGAATGGGAGAGTGTGAGTTGTTCACTCTCAGAGCTGGTTGTTGACAAAGAAACTGAATTTTACGTTAAATCAATGATGTCAATGATGATCAAGTAACAGGTTTTGAGTCaatgaatttcaatgaaaatgaatgtaaagcTCTCATGTGTATATACACTCCAAGACACTCTAAAAATTGGAACTGCACTTCTCtcattttttctatttatatacAGCATATTTTTACACTTGGCATTACTGAGTTAAAAAGACATGGACTTTGTTACATTATCGGTTAAGTAGCAAGTTAAATAATTGAAGAGATCTGAATGATCTACTTTAAAACtctaaacatttaatttgattaattgtaaatgtgagtgttttgtttgaaattttATAAAAGTGATGCAAACCGTTGCAGTACTAATTTAACTGCATTGACATCAGATATCAGATAATTACTCAAATTTATTTGTTAGATTTTAAAATAAGTCAAGTTTAACTTGTTACTTGATTTTATATATCATTCTTTTTTAACTCAAGTTTAAGTGTAAAAGTATCTCATTTTTTAAGTTAGTTTAATGCAAGGTGCTTTTCAGGGCAAAATACAATTAATCACaaagaattattatttattatccatcctcaactggttcctctcagtAGCTGCAAAAGCCTGAACAAAgatacaacaaacaaaaaaggaaacaaacaaacaatagtctttattcatccattcaccAACCCAAATCGAGGCAAACATTGTGTCAAAGGTCAGTATGACATAAACAGTAAACCCCTCAGACTGTGTGAGTACAAGGAAGAAGAGCTGGTTGTATGTATTAAAGCATTAGAGAAACGTTGATATGTTCCTATATGTATCACGGTCAGTGTGATCATGCTGGCTTCGGTATTCACGAAGGTCATTAGAAGTCAAGCTGGAATTCCAGCGTTCAGAGGCAGACACTCAGGAGTGATCTGACAGAAACCACAACCACGGTGTTCTGTCACGTGTCGAGATGACACAACCTGTTCTGAAAGTTGAGGATGACCAACAGCAAAGATTCTGCAGAAAAGAACTCctctgtttttaaattttctcatgtttaaaatgaaaatgttttagtCTACATCATTCAAACACTTGCAAGATgcaagagaaaatatgaatgtCTGGctgctacactgaacacatttatttaagaCTTGGGGCCTCAGAAAATCATGATTGTACACTTGAACTGTGTCAATTACTCATTCAAACATCTTTCTTTGTCTAGAGATCACACAGGTACCCTGTCTTTCATATTGTTGTAGAGCAAATACTTGTCTCTGTCCAAACAAGAAGTTACAGTTTTGATCAATCCAGTTGCTGCAGACTTGATCACACGGTGGCACTGAAGGATTGAGGCTTTTGTCTGTCAAGACCATCATTTAATATGAGCTTCTCCTTTTATTGCCTACTGCTTTAGAACTCGTGAGTAGaaaatctattcattattttgggCATGTTTACATGTTTCTACAAGTATTTAGACTGTAGTGCAATTTGTATTATTTGAAAGTTGTACAACGATTCTTGAACATATGATGGATATATGCAACGTActcattgttttgtgtgtgttctacTGTGTAAGTCCTTGTGTAAGTTCTACTGTATTCCATTCCAATTAGATTATTCTttgcagaaagaaagaaagaaagatgctTAAAACATCTCTGTTTTCACAATAAACGGTTGATATgcttcagaagaagaaaaaaaaaaaaaaaaaatatatatatatatatatatatatatatatatatatatatatatatattcaatttaTTTACACTCTTCGAATGCCAAATACCCGGAAATGAGAACATACACCCAAGAAAACACGTTCTAAAGTCGCACCCCACGGCTTTGTTTTTCCACTTGAAATAGCATCGATATCGTTCCGAGTCAAATTGAAATGAACTCAGTGctacagcaggtggcagcaagATTCCGGAAATAGCTTGCAAAGTCAAGCAGAACCTGAGCAGGAAAATAACCCAAACCCAGTGATCGCTGCTCAGGAGTCAGCACAGGTTCTTGGAAATTTCATGGTAATGTGCTCATTTATGTTTGTTTGATTGGAAGTTTTTATAATTTTTGACTGACACATAACATAGATCATAAAAAGTAAGCAGTAAAAGATAGTGCCTGGGCAAGAATAATAGGAATATTGTTGCTCAAACTCAACCAGTTTCAGGTGGCTTGGAAACGTTGTGCGGTTTTCCCCATATTTGCCCTCTGATGGATGCTTTTATATACAGCTCCAATAACAGAGTGCATAAGCAGACACGACCTGGAACAAGTCGGGTGTGAAGACTGGAATGTTGCACTGTCGCTCTTGTACTGTATAACTGTGTATCACatcaagaaaagaaaaccaTTCCTGTCCCCCGAAGAGCTTCATGAACATGTTGCAAACCTACAAGTGTGCATCACTAAATTCAGACTGAATCCCATCTGGGTTTGAATCTTTGACACCAACACAAAAAAGTATCACATTTGGCagaaaaagttcagaaatatacaagtatgagaaattaaaaaaaaccccaacatatCACAACTTAGTCAAAATGAATATCACTATTTTATGTGGCTACAAGAGAACAAATGGCTTTGGTTTTCCAGCAGCAGCGTGACCACCATGACTACAAATAGAGAGTAATAATGTGTGCTTGCAGGATGGGCTGGGTTTGATCCATAATTGATCAAGGGCCTTAGCTACGACTTGTGAAAAACTGAGGCTACATGAACCTCTAGCCCTCAGACTTCCAAGATGGCTAGAATATTCCAGGAGAAAGAGAATCCATCTGAAACTTTGATCTGAGACATTAGTTCATATTTGgcctgaagaaagaaaaaagtctttaaaatactgttCAGGTGTTATTACTGCTCTGCATGAGTCATAGTGGCTAGTGTGGTAGCAAGCATTACCTGCTTGCCTGTGGGTGTTTCTTCTCTGGTGGATTGATGTGTAAAATATCAGGCAACAATGTTTAGAGTCTTATCAGTTCCTACCCAGCGTCACTCCTGACCCATTGTGATCGTCTCTGAGATTGCAAGTACACAATCTCAGTTAGAATACAATTTCTGTCAGATCAGGCTTCACAAAACAGAATCCTTATTTTCTGAGGCCTGCAATAATGTGCCTTTGAACaagtgtttcaatgaaacctcagatcatGTTTAAAcaatgagcgccacctactgagatctgaaaatgaggttgtttcattcattgtttcatgaaacactatgATGGAAATTCATGCTCCTTTGATCAGATGGTGATTCCATATGCTAAGTTTGAGCAGTTTGTGCAGTGcagtgtgaaaataaacatggaCTGCTGTAACTGCGCTCATTTTCTATCTAACCTCAGGATGTCTCCTGAGCTTTCGTGACATATGACTGCTCTGCTCATGTATCCAAACATACAGTAGTTACCAAGGCAgagattttttaaatcataggAAAGAAGGAAGCTGGCGTTTCATGACTCggtattgtcaaataaaaacactttcgaTTGAACAGACCAGCAGAATGAGTAGTTGTGTCTCAGGGACAGACAAACTCTTTCTAGTTATGTTCCCATCAAATCCATGGTGACAGACAAAGTGATTCCAATCCATATTCAAAGTATTTCAGAGTGAGATAAAAAGTGAGACATGTCAACAATATCTACATAAAGAAGATGTGTCATCTGATTAtgatcttatttatttatttattttattagcaTCAATATTTATCTGAAGTCCTTTGTTAGTTGCACCCATTCCCTGTCAttgtcttcgtcttcttctaAGCACAGTTTTAGTGTGTTAGTTGGTTGATGCTGAATATCACTTTAATAAGTGATTTATCTCTCTTGAGTGGCAATGACTCTGTGTCCCATTTTGTCATTTCATCTGGTTCTTCTTGTAGTTGAACTAGATGGCATCAACTACAATTTGCTCTAACTTGCTGGCTGTTCAActacattcatattttgtaattaaACTATTCAAGCTACAAGCTTTGGCCAAAATTATTTTTTCCTTATTAAAGTCTAAGTCTTGAGATCTTATAGATTTGAGCCATGGCACAAGAGCAATGGGCTGTGTAACTAAATCTATAGCTCACTGTCTGAGAAAAATAGTAAACACAataacatcatttgaaacagaacagaaatttatttttccttcaaaGTGCTTTTACAGTATCCCATGAGGTATACAATTTGAGATGGGTCAAGTGAGACgtttgctgctgcaggagcatgATTGGGTGGAGCACACCGTTTGAACAGAAGGTCTCGAAATCTTTATCTCATGGCTTAATCTAAAAACAGAAGAAAGGAAACTACAAGGAAAGATGCAGCTAATTCATGTTACTAAAAATGACAGTTCCATTCACAGTTCTGGTCCTGTTGCATTCAACAATCACAAAGGTGTGGCACCTGAAAAGATCTCTGCCACTTAAAGGCTTGAACCACAGAAAtgagagaggtgtgtgtgtgagtgtgcaaaCAATCTCAGTGACAAAAAACTTCCACACATGGACATCATTTACTTAGAAGATCTCGCGGTGATATTGCacgtcttttttttcaatataaaaacaagcatttcaCTGGCGCCGGACCTCAGTAATCCGTCAGTACACCCACGAGACAGGCACCCACTGAGGGGTGGAGCTGGCCTGCTCCATCGCCTCCTCCACACCTTTGACACTTTCATCCACGTCGTTGTTGACCAGAGTCACATCAAAGAAATGTCTATACGTGCTCAGAATGGCCTCCGATTCTTTCTGAATCATCTTTAAGTTTTCCGTCTGTAAAACACAACACCATCACACTGTTAGCCTGATGTTTTCGACCGACGACATATTGACATACGAGTGGGAAAGGAAGTTTCACCTGGGGAGCCGTGTCGGTAGGAGCAATGAAGACCACAAGAGGTGCAAATTCAGCCGTCCGCAGCACCTTCAGAGTCTGCGACAAAAAGAGGTCAGTTTTATAGTGAATAACACACATAAAAATATGGAAGtcaatagattttttaaatacttaagCTTCAATTATTGGATCAGATTTTTAGACATTTCACAACCAGAACAAGTCGAGCATGAAAATCACATCACTTAAATGATATGAATTGGAGGTTGCTTGTGAACATTTCACATCTTATCGTCCATTTTTCAGTCTACAGAGATACTCTGCAGAACAACACACACCTGTGGTTCAATATCCAGCACCGATATCTTTCCCTGCTCGTGGATCTTCTGGATGGTCTCGATTTTGGTTCCAAACATGTGACCCTGGAAGCTTCCGTACTCCAGGAGCTTGTTGCCAGTGATGCACTGGGTCATGTCCTCGTTGGAGATAAAGAAATATTCCTGTCCGCTCTCCTCGTCTTTACGCTGGGGTCTGGTggtgtctgcacacacacacacacacacacacacacgagcgtGTTTGAGCCATTTGGATCATGAAGAAGTCTATGTCTGCATCGGGTGGAGACTTACGTGGTAGTGGGTAGGCAAACTTCTCCGGGTATTTGGTCAACAATGCATTTTTGATATGGCTCCTTCCTACACCATGTGCACCTGAAGCAGCAAAATTACATAGTTCATTAATTCCATTTCATTGTTTCAAGTCTTTTACATGCTACACACAATCTGGGAAAACATTACTTTGTTAGGAAAATGTCGTTTTGGAAGtcctaaaaaaaaagctgttggaATGCATCAAATGTTGCTCACTGCTTCCTATTGGTCATGTGATTAAATACGACACTTGAGAAAGAAAACTCACCGATGAGCACTAGTGTTTTCCGGTTAAAAGCTGGAAGGCGCACCACTTCCTCATAAGAAATCACGTCCAGCTGGTCGAACACTGCAGCACAGGTGACAGTTAAGGCCATTGTATGGAACGCAGCACAACTGTATAACCCAACATTGGGTAAAAGGCTTGGGCATACATACTCACCAGAGCTGTGTTTCGCCAGATACTTGTCTTTGCACTTTTTCTTCTTGCCAAACGGGCTGCAGGACTGGCTGCCCTCTCTGGTCTTGCTCTTACTCGCCACCCTCCTACAACAGTGGGAGGGAGTTAATCTTGCCCCGCTAGACTTGTTAAAACGATTATTTTTGTACCATTCCTGGAGCTCTGGCGAGGGAATGAGCCCTGCGAAGTCGGCAGCGCTGCTCTCCACTTGTCCCTGCCACCAGTTTGGATCCTGTTTGTTTATGATCTTTATTATGTCGCCAGTTTGGAACTTCAACCCAGCCTCTTTGCATGGGATGAGATCGTCCTTCATGGGGTCGTAGTCAAACTGAGCCCTCATGTACATCTGACGGAACAGAGGAGGAATTAAAAACAGGGACATGTTGCTCAAGGTTTTCCTAAAGTATTTTATCTGATAAAAGTCTACTTCATCACGGCTCAACATCTCGGACCTGCTGGAAATCAAGCGGCTCTCCAGCCAATGCTTATCAGTCCACGTTCAGTCTGTCCTGGAATCCTGTCGCCTGCCTGCCTTTATGTTATCAACAGATTCCAGGTCCAGATCCTGAACCATGATCTGCGATCTAGCCAATACTTCCAGCCTGATTTAGGTGATTTGACAACATTAAATGGCATCTAAAAAGCAGACTATTTGACCGTAAAAAAATTCAAAGGGTTAGTATCTTATGTACTTACAGATGCTAAAAATGTGCAACAGCAAAATACTAcatgccacacaaacacaggcggCAAAAAAAGACAGGCTATGTCCACATTAGTTTtcatttgcatgtttttttaaaagttctAATCGTTGTATTTACAGTGAcaaatgatgggctgatgaattTTCAACTCATCAACCCAACCCATCAGTATTTGTGACTCGTGTAAAACCCAATACACGAGCTCTCATTTGTGCTTCAACATGATAATGTGAACATAGCTGAAGACCATGGTTATGCAAGACTCTCTCATTGCTATTGATGAGGTCTAAAGCTCAGCGAGTAATGAGAGTTAccttaataaaaacaagaactaGATGAAGTCTCTATATTAAAAGGCTGCCATCACGAACCACAGCACAGTGGGGAAACCAATGAAGAACATTTGCAGGTACACCAGTTACACATAGCACTTTACTCTATTACGTTTTAGTTTCTTCACACCACGTTTATAAAGCTTTTCAAATCAAAATCAGGGAATTTTATGAGAGTAAATCATTTGGATGAGCTGTGCTGTGACTGGTACATGGCAGGACGTCTGGAGGTCAGCGCTACTGAAGAGTCTCGATCTACTGATTTGAACTTATAATCACCTTGGTCGGCCACTGACTAACAGAGGAGCCAcctaataaaacacaaacaccttTTAATGTTTTGACTACGGAAAAGAAACCACTACACGTCAGGGACATGAGAGGGATGATCTTCCATGCAGATTGAAAGCAGAGTTAAAGAGACACAGAAGGCGTGCACACAAGTGAGGTTCATTTGGAGTTACTACCTCACAGGTTTTGGATCGACTCTGCTGGTTAGAAATGATCTTCATGGTGACCACACCATTGGTTTCTTTCTGTAACAGAATGAGGCAGAGTTCTTGTGAATACTTTTGTCACCGTGTTCAAATGTCATTCATTTCAAGGCAGGTCCTCACCAGAATCTTTTGGAGCTGATCCACAGTGTGGTTTGTTacactttttccattaatttctGCTATTTCATCCCCTTCATGTAAAGACCCTGTGGAGAGCAGGTGAGCGTCAGAGGATGGAAAATACAACGAACTTGACACATTACAGAGAGATATCTGTGAGTAATTAAAGCGTCTTCTGAGTCACTTGAAACCGAAATTAAATCAACAGTTTTCACAGCGCTgttgagtgatgatgtcacacaagAACAAAAGCCAGCGGATCAcagcggaagcttttttcagaaCGTTAAATGTGCGCTGAAAAAAGATTCGCTAGTTAGTCTCTGTTTATTAGCATGTGAACAAGACTCGAAATTTGCATCTTATCAGCATGTGTGTACCAGGAACTATCACCTGCCGTGACGGCTGCACACACTGGAGCGCACAAGCAGGCCGCCTATTACTTTGAGTCATCCTTTCTCGCACGTCATCATGCTGAAGGAGAAGTGAGAGTGGGGAGGCTGCTGACCAGCAAGTCGTAAGGGGGATGGGAATCGAGATTAGAAACTATTTTCAGGCTGAAAGCGGAGATTACtctcaccttcctctccacagaGTAAATGCTGTATATAATGAGAGCAAAAACACTTCGGGAAAAGTGTGTCATCAACATAtcatctgtgaaatatttaggaACATTATCAAAAAACGCAGAGCCATGGTCCAATGTTGCTATGATTTGCACGTGAACAGGGGAAATTTAACCTACATTGTATCATTAAAAGGTGTGTCTCACTCATAGAGCGGTTGATGACACTGAGACTGAAGGCAATACAGGCTGGACACAAGGTTTGTTTGGACTTAAACAtgtggaaacaaacacaaatgtaaaatgtgattcatgaaGACCCCACACAATggtcatatttgtatttgtcgATATGTAGGAGCAATTCTGCAGGTCGAAACTGGACTCCATCCAAACAGTCTTGTGTGGCGAAAGCTCGCCGTGTGGGCAAAAATATAATGTGATAAAATCCTATTGTCTTATCAGTCCTACTGAAAGTAAGATAAGCTCcagtaatataataaaacaatatgttTCACTCCCCCTGCCATAAATCACATTAAAAGCATTCCAGCAAAGAGAAACCCCACTTGACATAGCAgcacttttttctttctctttctttctttctttctttctttctgtctgtctgtctgtcatttttAAACTACAAGCGCCaactactgagctctgaaaatgagcaccaTATTTTATAAAACCTCATCATCACAccattaaaatgtgaaatgaaatcatcaaaGTAAGTGAATGGTATACAACACGTGGAGCTAGAATGcttcttatttattattaattgttATGATGACTACTTTTGATGAATTTCCAAACAAAGATGACGGTGCCATAAAACaatttgacaagaaaaaaaccTCATTATCTATGAGATCAATAAGTGATGAATCACCTTGTCTGTGAATCAGACCCCCATGCAATATCCTGGCGACTGTGCAGCGTTGTTTGTCGTTCAGTTTCAGAGTGACACCctgcaaagagaaaaaaaaggaatcaatgCAGTTGAAAAACACAGGGCACAAAAAAGGTGCAGTTAAGCCGGACGATGAAGAGTATACCATCGGTTCAGAGGGGTTTTTCTCAAACACCACTTCTCTCATCTTGGTCATGCCTGTGCCGTTCATGTAAGCTGCACTGCCATTGGTGTAGACATCAGCTCCTTTATTGTCGTAAGTTTGCATAGCAGCCTGCAAGAAGAACCCAAACATTAACAAGACATCCGTTCCATCGATCTGATCGATAACTGTGAAGTCTTTTCTGCTAATGTGTGACAacagcaattgttttatttgcaCTTTCAACATATGTTCTTGGTTAAAATTTAACCCAGCGTTATAAAACAGCCCATTAAGCACATTCAGAGATCACGGCCGACAGGCTCTTGTGGTCATGGATACCAGCAGTGACACTAGTCATCACAGCAAAGAAAGACAATAGATGAcatgatcatcatcatggaACCCCTCAAAtccaactatatatatatatatatatatatatatatatatatatatatatatatatatatatatatatatatatatatatatatatatatatatatatatataatttcctgacatttgaaa is a window from the Synchiropus splendidus isolate RoL2022-P1 chromosome 17, RoL_Sspl_1.0, whole genome shotgun sequence genome containing:
- the mpp1 gene encoding 55 kDa erythrocyte membrane protein; the protein is MTLKSNKNEPSVVLESVCSVRSALSDLYLEQLLQNKPKSDTAAMQTYDNKGADVYTNGSAAYMNGTGMTKMREVVFEKNPSEPMGVTLKLNDKQRCTVARILHGGLIHRQGSLHEGDEIAEINGKSVTNHTVDQLQKILKETNGVVTMKIISNQQSRSKTCEMYMRAQFDYDPMKDDLIPCKEAGLKFQTGDIIKIINKQDPNWWQGQVESSAADFAGLIPSPELQEWRVASKSKTREGSQSCSPFGKKKKCKDKYLAKHSSVFDQLDVISYEEVVRLPAFNRKTLVLIGAHGVGRSHIKNALLTKYPEKFAYPLPHTTRPQRKDEESGQEYFFISNEDMTQCITGNKLLEYGSFQGHMFGTKIETIQKIHEQGKISVLDIEPQTLKVLRTAEFAPLVVFIAPTDTAPQTENLKMIQKESEAILSTYRHFFDVTLVNNDVDESVKGVEEAMEQASSTPQWVPVSWVY